The Gammaproteobacteria bacterium genomic interval GGGTGCGTGTCACCTTCTTGAGAGGAAATTAGAGCAGGTTGTTGAGGTAAGCACAGCGGTGGGCTAACACCTTCGGCACATGCTCTGGTTTCCAACGTGCCCCCGAAATCTGTAATCGACGGTCAATCTGTTTGACGGTTGACTCTACAGCACCAGAACCAATCGAGCAAATGCCTTCACTCTGGTAATAATCGTAGTTGACGATCCGGTGCCGATGCTTCTGCAAATACTGACAGAAGCACTGCGCTTGATGCAGTTGACAGTCGTTAAATAACGCCAGCGTTTCATCCACCTTGCCCTGCCACAACAGCCGCCGAGCTTCTGCTAAACGGTTCAACGACCCCCCAATCTTCTCCAAGTTCTCCATCAAATGAAACCAATCGAGAATCTCCCGTCGCTCCACGGCATCTGGCAGTTGAGCAAATAAATTCCAAATTCCATCGTGACCATCGCCCAAGCAGGTTAGACAAGCAGCAAGCGGTTGATGGTTGAGCCACTCAAGCAGCGCTGCATTGTCGTCGAACCAAGCGGCGCGAACTCCCATTGGAGCCAGATGAATCGCTTTATACTGCTTCCACAAGGGTTTCTGCCCCGACTCCACAA includes:
- a CDS encoding ISKra4 family transposase (programmed frameshift) is translated as MTPEDEAQLQQCVETIAGILYRNTSAEQLQTLEGIEQAIRTHTQQAVLPQLGGFFIAAATGTTDGYQRTLKSILGRLSVTSEQAQRLGVKTGSQVSPMLERCCLRVSANVSYQHAAQDVELFTGIAVSAKTQQRLVQRQTFETPSVDESVSEASLDGGTVRLIVESGQKPLWKQYKAIHLAPMGVRAAWFDDNAALLEWLNHQPLAACLTCLGDGHDGIWNLFAQLPDAVERREILDWFHLMENLEKIGGSLNRLAEARRLLWQGKVDETLALFNDCQLHQAQCFCQYLQKHRHRIVNYDYYQSEGICSIGSGAVESTVKQIDRRLQISGARWKPEHVPKVLAHRCAYLNNLL